The Candidatus Methylomirabilota bacterium genome segment CGACACGGCCTGCTTCTGGTCCGCCCCGCCCAGGAGTCCGATGAGCAGCAGAACAATCATCCCCGCGAAGGCCGCGATCAACCAGGGCGCCGGCGCTCCGAAAAACTGCAGGCAACTCAGCGCAACACCGCATCCCATCCCGAGGACCGTGAACGGCTGCCAACCGCCGGCCCTGGCCATCCCGTAGAACTCATACAGTCCAACCAGGATCGCACACACCACCAGGACAAAGAAGTGCAGGGCGGTTCCGAACTGGACCAGCAGAAGAAAAGCCGGAAGGAGGACGGCAGCGCTGAGGATCCTTTTCAGATGCATCCACCGACCTTGAACGCCTGTGTTCGCTCTCTGGATCGTCGCGCCGCCCTGGCGGGCATATCGGTATAGTGATGAGTGGTTAGTGGATAGTAGATAGTGGATAGTGATCGGCAGCTATGACCGAACGTACGATCACTGGCCACTAGCCGCTCATCACTCAATTCAGTGGGCCGGGTTCGCTGATCCGGCCCTAAAACTCCATGATTTCCTTTTCCTTCTTGGCCAGCAACCCGTCGATCTCGTGGATCAATCGGTTGGTCAGCTCCTGGATCGCGTCGACGCCATGCTTGGCATCATCCTCTGATGCCTCCTTTTCTCGCTCTTCCCGTTTGAGCGCGTCGTTGGCCTCACGACGAGCGTTGCGAACCGCAACCCGACCCTCCTCGGCCATCTTTCGGACCACCTTCACCAGCTCTTTGCGACGCTCCTCGGTCAACGGCGGAATCGCAATCCTGACAATCTTGCCATCGTTGGTCGGGGTAATCCCGAGGTCCGACTTCCGTATCGCCCGCTCGATAGCCGGCAACAGTGAAGGATCCCACGGCTGCACCGTGATCAGCCTGGTCTCAGGCACCGCCATGGTCGCTACCTGATTGACCGGAACGGCCGATCCGTAGGCCTCGACCATCAGCCCGTCCAGCAGCGTGAGCGAGGCCCGTCCGGTTCGAACGCCGTTAAAGCCCTTCAGCGTCGCCTCGATCGCCTTTCGCATCTCCTTTTCGGCCTTGGCCTGGATCTCCTTCAGCACGTCTGACCCCCGCGAACAATCGTCCCGACCTTTTCGCCGAAGACCAACTGCCTGAGGATCCCCGGCTGACGAAGGTTGAAGACCACGATTGGAAAGAGATTGTCCATACACAATGAGATCGCCGTCGAGTCCATCACCTGCAGCCGGCGGTTCAGCACCTCGATATAGGAAAGCTCATCGAACTTCTTGGCGCTGGGGTCCAGCAGGGGATCCGCCGTATAGACGCCGTCGACCCGTGTCGCCTTGAAGACCACCTCGGCCCCCACCTCCATCGCGCGCAACGCCGCCGCCGTATCGGTGCTGAAATACGGATTGCCGGTCCCGCCGACAAAAATCACGATCCGACCCTTTTCCAGATGCCGGACGGCCCGTCTGCGGATAAACGGCTCCGCCAACTGCCGCATCTCAATGGCGGTCTGCACCCTGGTCGCAACCCCCTTGCGCTCCAGCACATCCTGCAAGGCGAGACCGTTGATCACAGTGGCCAGCATCCCGATGTAGTCACCGGAGGAACGATCCATCCCTTCGGCGCTGGCGGCCACCCCTCGAAAAATGTTACCCCCGCCGACGACGACCGCCACCTGCACCCCAAGGTCGTGAACCGCCCGAATCTCATCGGCCAGAAACCCCAACACCGTGGGGCTGATGCCGAACCGCTCGTCGCCGGCCAGCGCCTCTCCGCTGATCTTCAACATGATCCGCTTGTACTTCAGCGTCGCCATGGCTGGTGTCTGTCCCAGAAGTATATCTACTTGGACGTCATTCCGGGCTTGACCCGGAATCCAGTCGTTCTGTCCTGGATTCCCGCTTTCGCGGGAATGACGGCTTCGGAATTAACGTAACCACCTGATGCTAGACTTATAACTTATGCGCCGCACTCCACCTTCTCGCCCAGTTGGTATCTGCAAAAGCGTCGAACGACCACGTTCTCGCCGACCTTGGCGATCACTTCCTTGATCCGGTCCTCAACCTTTACCTCGGGCGTCTTGATAAAGGGCTGCTCCAGGAGGCAGACCTCGCCGAAGAACTTGGCCAGCCGACCCTGGACGATCTGCTCGATCACCTTTTCGGGCTTGCCGGATCCCTTCACCTGGGCCAGGAGGATCGCCCGCTCCTTTTCAAGCAGATCGCCAGACACCTCTTCCCGCCGCACATACTGCGGGTTCGCCGCCGCCACCTGCATCGCCAGGTCTCTGGCAAGTGTCCCGAACTCCTCGGTCCGGGCGACAAAATCGGTTTCACAATTCAGCTCCAACAGGACGCCGATCTTCCCACCGCCATGAATGTACGAGATCACCAGGCCGTCGGAGGCCGTTCGCCCCATCTTCTTCGACGCCGACGCCAGCCCCTTTTCGCGAAGGAGGGTCGTCGCCTTCTCCAGGTCTCCTGCCGCTTCGGCTAACGCGGTCTTACACTCCATAAAGCCGACACCTGTCTTTTCCCGTAACTCTCTTACCAATGTCGCCGGAATTGTCGCTGACATCCTTATCCTCTATCCTCGTTCCTTATTTCATGAAGTCGTCGCGTCTCAGATCTCCTGAAGGGCCTCCAGTGCCTCTTCAGAAGCGCTCACCTCTTCTGCTGCTGCTGGTTCTACCTCTGCTGTTGCGGGGGCCGACTCGACCTGTGCTGCAGCCACCTCCTGGGTGGCGGCATCCTCGGCCGTCTTCAGCCGTATTGCTCGGCCCTCCTGGATGACATCGGCCATCCGCGAGGCCATCAGTCGAATGGCCCGAATCGCGTCGTCATTTCCAGGAATCGGGTAATCGACCTCGTCAGGGTCGCAGTTGGTGTCCACAACGGCGACAATCGGGATTCCAAGACGCCGAGCCTCAGATACGGCAATCCGCTCCTTCTTGGTGTCAATGACAAAGATTGCGCCGGGCAGGCGTTCCATCCCCTTGATCCCGCCCAGGGCGTACTCAAGCTTCTCCCGCTCACGCTGCAGCTTGGCGACCTCCTTCTTCGTCAAACGCTCCCAGTCGCCCTTGGCCTCCATCTCGTCAATGTGGCGCAGCCGGCTCACGCTCTTCCTGATCGTCTGAAAGTTGGTGAGGGTCCCGCCCAACCAGCGATGGTTCACAAAGAACTGCTCACAGCGATTGGCCTCCTGCTCCATCACGTCGGCAGCCTGCTTCTTTGTGCCGACAAACACGACCGGCAGACCTTCGGCGGCCACATCCTGCACAAACCCGACCGCCTCGTGAAATTTCTTCAGGGTTTTTTGCAGGTCGATGATGTAGATCCCGTTCTGCTCCCCAAAGAGATATTTCTTCATCTTCGGGTTCCACCGCTTGGTCTGATGACCAAAGTGAACCCCGGCCTCCAGTAGCTCCTTGATTGTTACCGTTGCCACATCGTTCCTCCGTTCGGCTGACCGTGTTGTACGGCCACCTGGGTTGTGTCCTCCGCCCTCGTCACCTTTCTGCACGGCCCCACCATGATCGGTTGGGGCACCCGTGCAGAAATCAGCGGGCGTGTGAAATTGATACGCGTTCTTTATTCGTCAACGGTTGCATTTATACCACGTGCGAATAGATCGAAACAAGCGAAAACCGGACGTATATCGAAACCCTCCTCACCTCAATCCTCTCCCCCACTTGTGGGAGAGGAGGTCTTTTTTGGTTCCCCTCACTCTTCAAGCCAGAGGGCAGTTTCTTGTTATGTTCCCCTCGCCCCCTTTGGGGGAGAGGGCGGGGGTGAGGGGGGTCAGCTCCGATAGCCGGCATTGATCCTGACATACGCCTCGGTCAGATCGGTGGTCAGGACCACGGCTTCTGCGGCCCCGCCGTGCAGGTTAATGGTTACGCCGAATTCCGGTCGGCGCATCCGTACGGCCGCCCGTCGCTCTGCCGCCGCCCCCAGACCAAGCCCATGACGGACCACTGGAATCCGGTCCACACTGATCTCCACACGATCGGGATCAAATCGGATCCCGGACGCGCCGATGGCCGACACGATCCGCCCCCAGTTACAATCCTCCCCGAAGAAGGCCGTCTTCACAAGCGG includes the following:
- the tsf gene encoding translation elongation factor Ts — translated: MSATIPATLVRELREKTGVGFMECKTALAEAAGDLEKATTLLREKGLASASKKMGRTASDGLVISYIHGGGKIGVLLELNCETDFVARTEEFGTLARDLAMQVAAANPQYVRREEVSGDLLEKERAILLAQVKGSGKPEKVIEQIVQGRLAKFFGEVCLLEQPFIKTPEVKVEDRIKEVIAKVGENVVVRRFCRYQLGEKVECGA
- the rpsB gene encoding 30S ribosomal protein S2 yields the protein MATVTIKELLEAGVHFGHQTKRWNPKMKKYLFGEQNGIYIIDLQKTLKKFHEAVGFVQDVAAEGLPVVFVGTKKQAADVMEQEANRCEQFFVNHRWLGGTLTNFQTIRKSVSRLRHIDEMEAKGDWERLTKKEVAKLQREREKLEYALGGIKGMERLPGAIFVIDTKKERIAVSEARRLGIPIVAVVDTNCDPDEVDYPIPGNDDAIRAIRLMASRMADVIQEGRAIRLKTAEDAATQEVAAAQVESAPATAEVEPAAAEEVSASEEALEALQEI
- a CDS encoding ribosome recycling factor, translated to MLKEIQAKAEKEMRKAIEATLKGFNGVRTGRASLTLLDGLMVEAYGSAVPVNQVATMAVPETRLITVQPWDPSLLPAIERAIRKSDLGITPTNDGKIVRIAIPPLTEERRKELVKVVRKMAEEGRVAVRNARREANDALKREEREKEASEDDAKHGVDAIQELTNRLIHEIDGLLAKKEKEIMEF
- a CDS encoding UMP kinase, with the protein product MATLKYKRIMLKISGEALAGDERFGISPTVLGFLADEIRAVHDLGVQVAVVVGGGNIFRGVAASAEGMDRSSGDYIGMLATVINGLALQDVLERKGVATRVQTAIEMRQLAEPFIRRRAVRHLEKGRIVIFVGGTGNPYFSTDTAAALRAMEVGAEVVFKATRVDGVYTADPLLDPSAKKFDELSYIEVLNRRLQVMDSTAISLCMDNLFPIVVFNLRQPGILRQLVFGEKVGTIVRGGQTC